AAGGACCAGGAGCTGATTCAAAAGCAGGTGTGCCTTCCACAAATTCCGTCCGCATTGGGGGGCTTGCGGTTATAGATTTAACGCTCCCCCGAACCGTTGTACAAATGTGATCGCCCCGGTCTGTCCGTCGCGGATGCCGAGGGCGCGGCCGCGGCGGCGTTGCCAGGCGAAGAGAACTTTCAGGAAAATCCGCAACAACGCGGTCAGGAGCGCCCGATCCGCCGCCAAGCGGAAGCGCAGGGTCCAGGGAAATGTTAAAACCCACTGTCGGTAGCCCGCTTCCGGGAGAAGGTGATCCACCAGCCAGGCCGACATATCCGCCGTCCGGCGGGCGAGGCAGCTGGGGCAGAGCTTCCCCTTGCACGAAAAGGCCACCAGCCGCTCGAAGCCGCAACGCGGGCAGTGGGGGCGGGCGAATCCGTGGCAGAGAAGGCCGCAGTCCAGATAGCGGCGGAACTCGCGCTCCACGAAATGCGGATAACCCTCTCCGTCTGAACCCCGTCCCTGGGCGAGGAAGGTCTCCAAGTGTTCCCGCACGATCTCGTACAGGACCGTCGTCTCCGGTTGGCGGCGGCGATAGACGCCTGACGATCGTGCTGCTTCGCCCAAGGTCCGCCCGCCAGCGGCTGTCGTCGTGCCGACATGCATGGGCTGGTGAAAATGCAGGTTTGGTGCCGCAACGAAGAGACCGCCTGCGATCCCCGATCGGCGAGGAGCCCCGCTGGGGAGTCCCGCAGCAGTTCTGGATGTGCGGCTAACCCGGATCGTGGCATGATGGGGGCGGATAAAGGCGGCGCCAGCGAGATGACCCTGGTGGCGATCGCCGTCGACCCCTGCAATATGCGCGCGTGGGACCGTGTCGCCGAGACCGCGGATATCACCGTCGTCCTGTCGGATCTTTATCATAACCCCGTTCCCGATCACACGCGTGTCTGGTTCACCAGTGACGAGGGTATTGTGCGAGGCGCGGTCAGCGGGGAATTGGGAAGTGGTGAAACATATGACGGCGTCTGCGGCGCCACCTTCCTCAGCGGCGAGCCGAGAAATGACGGGATTGTAACGGTCACGGCCACCACCGCCGGCGGGACGGTCGAGGGGAATGTCTCCTTTATTACAATCGGTCCGCCGACATCCGTGACCTTCATTTACCCGGTTCCGCCGGTGAATATCATGGCCGATGGCGAGGCGGAGATCGATCTCATGGTCGAGGTCCTGGACATTAACAATAACTTCGTGCTGGGTGGGACTTCGGTGGAGTTCAGAGCCGATATCGGAACCGTCGGCGGCGGAGGGAGTGGCTCGAAGCGCAACCGCTCTCCCGAACCGTCGGTCCGACCGGCGCTGGCAACCCACTCGGCTTCCGAATCG
This Candidatus Eisenbacteria bacterium DNA region includes the following protein-coding sequences:
- a CDS encoding transposase zinc-binding domain-containing protein → MHVGTTTAAGGRTLGEAARSSGVYRRRQPETTVLYEIVREHLETFLAQGRGSDGEGYPHFVEREFRRYLDCGLLCHGFARPHCPRCGFERLVAFSCKGKLCPSCLARRTADMSAWLVDHLLPEAGYRQWVLTFPWTLRFRLAADRALLTALLRIFLKVLFAWQRRRGRALGIRDGQTGAITFVQRFGGALNL